In Ramlibacter sp., the sequence ACAGGGCGTGACCCATGTGGTGCGTGGCGAGGACCTGGCCGACAACACGGCGCGCCAGATCGCGCTGCAACGCGCACTCGGGCTGCCCACGCCGGCCTACCTGCACACGCCGCTGGTGCTGGGTGCCAACGGCGAGAAGCTGTCCAAGCAGAACGGCGCGCAGGCGCTCGATCTCACGCAGCCGCTGCAGGCCCTCCGCCAGGCCGGTGCCGTGCTGGGCCTGCAGGTGGCGGCTGACTCGGTACCCGGCTGGCTGTCCGCGGCCGTGATGCACTGGGACAAGCGGTCGGTTTGAGGGGCATCGCCGGCAAACCAAAGGGTTAGACTTGGTCCAAAACACACCATGTCGTTCGGAGCCCTCCTGATCCACTGCCTGCGGCACGCGCGGGCAAGCTGCGCGCTGGCGTTGCTCGCGCTGGCCAGCGTCTTCGGCGCGGCCTGGGCGCAGACCTGCGCGGTGCCGGGCTGGGACGGCCCGGTCACCGCCAGCGGGGTCATCAACTCCTACCACGGCGGCAGCGGCAGCCCCTCGGCCGGGGCCTCGTCGATCTCGGTGGCATCGGCCACCGGTCAGCGCACCAACACCCGCGCCCTGCGCGCGGGCGACCTGATTCTCGTCATCCAGATGCAGGACTCGTCCAGCCCGTCCAACGCCGGGCAATACGAGTACGCGCAGATCGTGGCCATCAGCGGGACCACGCTGTCCCTGAACGCGCCGCTGGCCAACTCGTACGCGCAGAGCATGAACACCAGCAATGTGCGCAACTGGCAGGTGGTGTGGGTGCCCCAGTATTCGGCCGCCACCATCAGCGGCACCGTGAGCGCCGACCGCTGGACCATCAACACCTCGACGGGCGTGGCCACAGGAGGCGTGGTGGCCATGGATGTGGCCGGCTCGCTCGCCATCAACGGCACCATCACCGCGGCAGGCTCGGGCTTTCGGGGCGGGGCCGGCTTTCACGGCACGGGCAACCGGGCCGGCGGCGCCTACACCGACACCGACTACAACTTCACCACCACGGTGGCCAGCATGAACGGCGCGCCCAAGGGCGAGGGCATTGAAGGCACGCCTTTCATGGTGTTTGACGGCACGGCCACGCCGGTCAACTACTTCACCCTGCTGGGGCAGGGCTATGCCGCGGGCGCCGCGGGCCGGGGGCCGCGCAGCAACGCCGCGGGCGGCGGCAACGATGGCGAGCCCGTGGCCAGCGGCAACCAGTACAACTCCGGCGGTGGTGGCGGCGGCAACGGCGGCGCCGGCGGCCGGGGCGGCAATGCCTGGAACAGCAACGGCTCCGGCGGCGCGCTCAACCAGCCGCTGGGCGGCAACACTGGCAACGAAGCCGGTGGCCTGGGCGGCAATGCCATGACCAACAGCGCCACGCGCCTGGTCATGGGGGGCGGCGGCGGCGCGGGCACCGCCAACAACGGCACCACACCGGCCAACAGCGTCACCACCTGGCCACCCACCACCTCGACCGTGGCCAATGGCGCCGACGGGCCCATTTCCTCGTCGGGCGCCAGCGGCGGCGGCATTGTGCTGGTGCGGGCCGGCTCGCTGAGCGCCACGGCCGGCGTGATCGACGCCAGCGGCTACAACGCGCACAACAAATCGCCCACCAGCAACACCGACTCGGCCGGCGGCGGCGGCGCCGGCGGCTCCGTGGTCGTGGTCGCGGGCAGCGGCACGGGCGCCGGCCTGACCATCCGCGCCCGTGGCGGCTATGGCGGCCGCTCCGACTATTTCAACCACGGCCCGGGCGGGGGCGCGGGCGGCGGCTACGTGCTGACCAACTTTGCCGGTGCCACACTGGACGTGACGGGCGGGCTCAACGGCCTGGATGCCTGCTGCGGCGGCACCGGGGGCAACGGCAGCCCCAAGGCCTGGAACGCCACCGCCGGCAGCAATGGCGTGAGCTCCACCGGCGGCGGATCGGCCACCGGCGTGCAGAGCAGCTACGCCTGCCTGCCCGTCATCAATGTCACCAAGACCACGCTGACGCCCACCATCACCACCGCCACGGGTGCCACCGCGGTCTACAGCATCAACCTGAGCAACAGCGGCGGCGCCGCGTCCAACGTGTTCCTGCTCGACGCCACGCTGCCCCCGGGCTGGGCCTACACCAGCACGCCGGCGGCCACCTTCACCTACAGCCCGGCGCCACCGCCCGCGGGCAACTCGCCCGCGGCCGGCGCCGAAACCACTTCCGCCGGAACACCGGGGGCGCTGCCCGTGAGTACCGTGGCCACCGCCAACTCGGCCACCGCCGTGTCGCTGCGCGCCTCGGGCTCGGCCCCGGGCGTGACGCCCACCACGGGCAGCAACAACCCCAATTTCGGCAGCTTCTACCTGCCGCAAAACGGCAGCATCACGGTGAGCTTTGTGGCCACCATCCCCAACACGGCCACGGTGGGCACCTACCACAACCCCGCGGGCGTGGTGTTTCTGGACCCCACCCGCAGCAGCACCGCGGTGCGCATGGTGACGCCGGCCAGCCAGGCCAACGCCAACCGCTCGGGCACCAACTACAGCGCCAACACCACCTATGCCAGCGGCGCCACCAGCAGCGTGCTGGGCAGCAACTACAGCGGCCTGGCCGGCGGGCCCACCACGGAAGACGTGCAGTTGCTGCCCGACTTCAGCATCACCAAGACCGCCCCGGCATCGGCCACGCCGGGGCGCACCATCAGCTACACCATCACCCCGCGCAACAACGGCCGCGCCATTGGCAGCCTGACCTACAGCGTCAACCAGGCCAGCGACGTGACCACCGCCAACGTGCCCGCCACGCTGGGCTCCAACCCGGTCACGGTGACCGACACCCTGCCGGCCGGCGTGACGGTGGGCGCGGTGTTCACCGGCACCGGCTGGACCTGCACCGGCACCAGCCCCATGGTGTGCACCCTGGCCAATGCCAGCGCCTACCCCATTGCCGCATCGACCAACTTTGCATCGCTCACCGGCACCGCCACCCTCACGCAGGCCTGCTCGGGCGCCACACCGCAGACCAACAGCGTGGCGATCTCGATTGCCGCGGGCGAAACCCTGACCGCGGACAACACCGCCACCGCCGTCACCACCCCCACCTGCACCACCGCCAACGTGCAGGTCACCAAGACCAATGGCACGGGCTCGGTGGCCTCGGGCAGCACCACCAGCTACACCGTCACCGTGAGCAACCTCGGCCCGGGCAGCGCGGCCGACATGACGCTCACCGACAGTGCGGGCACGGGGCTGAACTGCACCAGCGCCACCTGCGCGGCCGCCGGTGGCGCCGTCTGTCCGGCGGCCTCGATGCCGTTTGGCAGCCTGACCACGGGCGTGCAGATCGCCACCTTCCCGTCGGGCTCGACCGCCACCTTCGTGGTGACCTGCGGGGTCACCGCCACCGGCTTCTAGCGGCCGCCCTCGCCGACAATAGCGCCATGAGCGAATCCCCAGAGACCCCGGTGCCCCACCTGCGCACCATCCGCAGCTTTGTGCGCCGCGCCGGCCGGACCACCATCGCCCAGGCCAAGGCCTTCGAGGCCCTCGGCCCGCGCTTCCTGCTGCCCTACCAGGCCAGCCCGCTGGATGGCGCCAGTGCCTTTGGCCGCGCCGCGCCCACCGTGCTTGAAATCGGCTTTGGCATGGGCGAGGCCACGGCCCACATCGCGGCGCTGCTGCCGGAAAAGAACTTCCTGTGTTGCGAGGTCCATGAACCCGGCGTGGGCGCGCTGCTCAAGCGCCTGGGCGAGCGCGGGCTGACCAATGTGCGCATCGTGGCCCACGACGCGGTGGAAGTGATCGACCAGATGCTGCCACTGGCCAGCCTGGACGGCGTGCACATCTTTTTCCCTGATCCCTGGCACAAGAAAAAGCACAACAAGCGCCGCCTGATCCAGCCCCCGCTGGTCCACCGGCTGGCGCAACGCCTGCGCCCTGGCGGTTACCTGCACTGCGCCACCGACTGGGAGCCCTATGCCCGGCAGATGCTGCAGGTGCTCTCGGCCGAGCCGCTGCTGCGCAACACGGCACCGGAATTTGCCCCCAAGCCCGACTACCGCCCCCTGACCAAGTTCGAGAACCGGGGGCTCAGGCTCGGCCACGGCGTCTGGGACCTGGTGTTCACCCGGGTCTGATCCGCTGCCGGCGGCCGGCCTGGTGCCAGAAAGGGGCCAAAATGGCTTCGAATTGGCTGGGCATGTCCAAGCCGCATGGCCTTATTCACGATTGGCCGCGCGACCACCTTGTCGCCCATCTGGGCCTGGAGTATCTTTGCTGGCATCAAGTTTGCATGGCATTTCCATAACCACAAGGAGTTCAGCTATGAACACCAATCGAAGGAACGTCCTGGGATCGGGCCTGGCCATGACATGGGCCCTATGGGGTGCCAACGCAGCCTGGGCGCAGCCCAAGGGCAGCGGCCCGCGCAAGATCGTGCTCGGCCAGTCGGTGCCCCTGACCGGCGCGGCGGCCGAAATCGGGCTGGCTTTTTCGGCCGGCGCCAAGCTCTATGTTGATGCGTTCAACGAACGCAAGAACAACCCGGGCTGGACTTTCGAGCTGCGCCAGCTCGATGATGGCTACGACCCCGCCAAGGCCGCCGTCAACGCCAAGAAGATGCTCGACGATGGTGCCGACCTGCTGTTCGGCTTTGTCGGCACCGCCAGCGCCGACGCCGCGGCTGCGGTCGCCAAGGCTGACAACGCCATTTTCTTCGCCCCGTTTGCCGCCTCGGACGCGCTGCGCGATGCCTCCCACACCGGGGTCTTCCATGTCCGGCCCAGCCTGGCCGACGAGGCCTACAAGATGGTGCGGCATTGCGCCACGCTGGGCCAGAACCGCATCGCCGTGTTCGCCGAGGACGACGCCATGGGCCGGGCCGGCCTGGCCGCCATCAACAAGGCCATTGCCGACCTCAAGCTGCCGCCGCTCGCCGCCTCGGCCTTCGTGCCGGTCAACAGCGAAAAGGTGGACGCTGCCGTGGCCGCGCTGTTCAAGGCCGAGCCCCAGGCCGTCATCCAGGTCTCGCTGTTCCGGTCCACCGCCTCCTTCATCCGCAAGATGCGCAAGGCTGGCTACGCGGGCTCGTTCATGAACTTTTCCGTGGTGGGCATTGACCCGCTGTTCACCGCGCTGGGCAAGGACATCGGCGGCGTGGTGGTGTCGCAGGTGGTGCCGTCCCCCCGCAGTTCAGCCACGCCCATCGTCAAGGAATACCTGGCCGCCATCGACAACTCGGAGCAGGCGCCCTCCTATGAAAGCCTGGAGGGCTTCATTGCTGCCAAGACACTGTCCGAGGCGGTGCGCCGCGCCGGCAAGGGGTTCGACAAGGCCAAGCTCCAAGCCACCATGGCCAGCATGACCGACTACGACATCGGCGGCTTCCGCATCAACCTGCGCGCGGGCGTGCGGGACTCGGTGCGCGCCATCGACCTGATTTCGATCACCCCTGACGGCAAGATCATCCGCTAGCCAACGTACATCTCAGGCGGGCGCAAACAGCGCAAGGATGTTGTCACCCCGGTCGATCGCCGGCAGCGACGGCATGCCTTGCAACAGCCCCGCGACGCGGTCCACGGCCTCGCTGCGCCCCTGGTCCCAGCTGTCGATGGTTCGGGACCAGACCGGCCTGAGGCCGCAGTCCCGCGCCACGCGATTCAGTTCCGCGGGCGTGAACTCACGAACGTGATGGGGATCGGCCAGCAACAACTCGCCATGGATCCATTTGCCCAGCATGTGCAGCGACGACGCGTTGGGCGTGGTCACCAGCAGCAGGCCATCAGGCCGCAGCGTGCGCCGCAGTTCGCGCAACATATTCCTGACGCCCGAGTAGTTGAAGGCCTCCAGGTCCTTCACGTCCTGGCTGTCAACGTCCTTGATGTGCTCGATGACCTCGGTGCACAGGCTCAGGTGAAAGCAGTGGTCCGGGAACGGCAACGGGCCCCGCAGGTCGACATCGGTGCCGTGGGCCTCCCAGCCGCTTTGGGCCAGGCACGCAGCCACGGGCCCCACCCCACCGGCGTCCAGCACCAGCCCGCCGCCAAGCCCGAGCCCGGTAACGGCGTTCCAGGTCTGCACAAAGCGGCGCCGGTGGTGAACAAAGTATGCTCCACGCTCAAGCCACTCACTGTCGTAATACCGTTCAAATGTCACCGGTTTGCCACCCTTCATCCAGCCCCGCATTGTGGCCGATCGCCTCATTGCGCAGCATTCAGTTTGCCAGCCGGGGGAACGTCCGTTGTCGCAGGTTCTGATGTATGGGGGCCGGACGGCGCAACCGCGAAACGTCCTGGTCTACGGCAACTGCCAGGCCCCTTTCCTGGCGCAAATGCTGGCCGCGCTGGACGACCTGAACGACGACTACCGTTTCGTCTATGCCCCCAACCACGCGCTCCCGGGCGAACAGAAGGCCCCCGAGCCTCCTGACCACTGCTTCGAGAATGTGGCGCTGGCGCTGTGGCAGTTCGAGGAGTACGCCACCAATCCCGCGGCACTGGCGGTCCGGGCCCGGCTGCCGGCCCACTGCCCGGTCGTCACCTACCCCAGCTTCGTGATGGCAAGCCTGTGGCCCTTCGAATGCCCCGAACCGCGCAGCGCCGTGGACCCGGCGTACCCCTGGGGGCGCTACCCCCTGGGCGACATGATCGGCTTGCAGATCAGGGCCACGGGGCTCAGCGGCCCGCTCGCCGTGGCGGCCTACCTTGACCTGTCCCAACAGAAAATGCCGGACTTGGAGGTCCGCCTGCAACGAGACATCGACCGCATGCGCCGCTACGACGCCCAGTGCGACGTCCAGCTTGCCGACTTCGTCGAGGCGAATTTCCGCGACCAGCACCTGTTCTGGACCAGCGGGCACATGTCCGGCGGCGCGGTCAGCGAACTGGCGCGGCGCGTCGCCGCCGCGGCCCGTCCCTACCTGGGCGGCCAGGCCTGCAGGATGGAGACTTGCCTTGCCGCGGTGGAGCTGCCCGGCATGGGCGAACTGCAGATGCCGATTCATCCGCTGGTCATGGACCGGCTGGGGTTGCGCTTTTGCGCGCCCGACATGACCTACCAGTGGTACACCCAGCACTGGACGTTCTACGACTACATGGCGCGCTATATCCCGCTCGACACCGGCTGGTAGAACGCCCCAGCTAGCGCTCGCGCCGCCAGTACCAGCAGCGGCGGTCCACCTGCACCATCGGCTCGTCGATGCCGCGCCCGGCCCTGAATGCGTCCACGGCCGCGCGGCAATCGGTCCATTCGTCCTCGCCGTAGTCGTCAACGATCAGATAGCCCCCGACCGAGAGCCTGTCGTACAGATGCACGAGGCAGTCGCGCGTGGACTCGTGGTAGTCGCCATCCAGCCGGAGGACCGCCAGCCGCTCGATGGGCGCATCGGGCAGGGTGTCCTTGAACCAGCCGGGCAGGAAGCGCACCTGACCGTCCAGCAGGCCATAGCGTTCAAAGTTCGCCCTGACCACGTCAAGCCCCGCCGCGAAGTGCCTGAAGCCGTCGCGCATCAAGGCACCGTGGTGGGCCTTGGCCTCCTTGGGGAATCGCTTTGCGTCGGGTTCGGGCAAGCCCTCGAACGAGTCGGCCGCCCACACGCAGCGATCGGTAACGCCGTGGGCCTTCAGCATCGCGCGCATGAAGATGGGCAGGCCACCACGCCAGACGCCACACTCCATCAGGTCACCGGGCACGCCGCGCCGCAGCACGTCCTCGATGCAGGCCTGGAGCTGGTCCATGCGCGCCATCGGCACCATGGTGACCGCGCTGCCGTTCACGTAGTGCCCCAGAAAGTCAACGAGATAGCGCGCGCCACCCGCCTGGGCATCGGGCTCGGGTGCGTCCAGGGTGGCGGTAAGGCTCTTCTTGAGCCAGTCCAGATCAGGACTCATGGGCAGCATGAGGCAGAATCCCCTGTGGTTTTTGGTGGATGAGAACACATGTCAGACGTACTGGCCCTGGTGGCATCGGTCCTGCAAATTCAACCCGCGGACCTTCGGGAAGACGATGGTACAGAGACTGTCCCGGCCTGGGACAGCCTGAAAACCATCCTGCTGGCCAGCATGATCGAGATCACCTACGGCATCACGCTGGACAACCACGACATTGAACAGCTCACCTCGATCCCGGGTGTCCGGGAGGTGCTGGCCCGACATGGCCGCCAGTGAACTGCCCGGCGCGCTGCGCGCGCGCCTGTCGCAACCCCCATGGACGCCCGCTGACCTGTTTGCCTGCGCCGACGCCCTGCAGCGCTTTGCGCAGGAAGCGGCGGGCAGCGGCGCGGGCGTCGTGCGGGTCGCCGTGGCTGGCGACTTCACGTGCGACCTGCTGGCCCGGGCCATCGCCTGCGCCATGGCACAGGAAGGCGATGTGCCCCTGCTGCATGTGGCCCCCTTCGGCGTGATGCAGCAGGAATGCCTGAACCCGGCCTCTGCCCTGCACGCGTTTGGTCCCGACCTCGTGGTACTGGTCCCTGACTGGCGCGAGGCGGTGCAGCCCTTGCCCCCCGACACGCCCGCCGCGGCGGTCGATGCAGACACCCAGCAGCAGGTGAGCCGCTTCGAGCACCTGTGGGCAGCGCTGGAAGCACGGGGCCGCACCCTCATCCAGCACACCCTGGTGCCGCCACCGCTGCAATGGCAGGGCATCGCCGAACGCCGCAGCGCAGCCGGCCTCTGCAACCGGATTGATGCGCTCAACCGCGCCCTGCTGGAAGCTGGCGCGGGGCGGGTCAGCTGGCTGGAGGCCGACCGGCTGGCGGCCCAGGTGGGGCTCGCGGCCTGGTCGCCAGCGCGGTTCCATTACGCCGGGAAAATCGGCTTCGACCCCAGATTCCTGCCCGACTACCTGCCCTGGTTTCGCGGCGCCTGGCGCGCCGCGACCGGCCGCGCCAGGAAGCTGCTGGTGCTGGACCTGGACGACACCCTCTGGGGCGGGACCATTGGCGACGATGGCCTGGAGGGAATTGCGCTGGGCCCGGACCGCGGCGCCCGGGGCGAGGCATTTGCCGCATGGCAACACTACATTGCCCAGATGGGCCAGCGGGGCGTCATGCTGGCCGTGTGCAGCAAGAACGCACCCGAGCTGGCGGCCAGCGGATTCGACCACCGCTTCAGCGCGCTGCGCCGCGACGACTTTGCCGCCTTCGTCTGCAGCTGGGAAGACAAGGCCACGGGCCTGCGCCAAATCGCTGCCGAACTCAACCTCGGGCTCGATGCCATGGTCTTCGTGGACGACAACCCCGCCGAACGGGCCCTGGTGCAGCGGCTGCTGCCCGAGGTCACGGTGGTGGACCTGGGCACGGACCCGGTCCGCTTCATCGACCGCCTGGAAGCCGGGCACTGGTTCGACTCGCAGGGCCATACCGCAGCCGACCTGCAGCGCACGGCAACCTACGCTGCGCGCCGCGAAGCGCGCGCCGCGCAGTCCACGGCAAGCGACCTTGCGTCCTACCTGGCCGATCTCGACATGGTCGGGCAGCTGGGCCCTGCGCAAACCACCGATCTGCCACGGCTGGCGCAGATGGAGCTCAAGACCAACCAGTTCAACCTGACCACGCGGCGCTATTCACAGGTGGAACTGGCAGGCGCGCTGGGACAGGCCGGCCGCCAGCTTCTCACCTTCCAGCTCAAGGACCGGTTTGGCGACCACGGGCTGGTCGCCTCCCTTGTGGTGGTGCGCGAAGGGGATGCATTGACCATCGACAGCTGGCTCATGAGTTGCCGCGTGTTCGCGCGCTCGGCCGAACAGTTCATTCTGGGTGCGCTTGCAGCCTTGGCCCGCGAACAAGGGGCCACCGTTCTGCGCGGCGAGTACCTCCCCACACCGCGCAACGGCGTCGTGGCCGACCTCTACCCCCGGCTGGGCTTTGCGCCTGCCTGCACGCAGGGGCGGTTCTGGCAACGCGAGCTGGCCGCGCCGCTGGACGACCTCGCCTCGCCCATCCGCGCGGCGTCCTAGCGCTGCTTGCGCCGGGATCTCAGCGCTGGCAACGCTGCATCCAGAAGCTGCCGCCCGCGCCCAGCGCGGGACACCGCGGAAACACCGAGGTCACCGCGTCGCGCTGGCGGCTGAGCATGTAATGCGCCATCCACACCACCTGCCAGTCGTGGTTGAACATCAGGAAGGCATGCAGCAGGTATTGCTCGGTCCAGCTGCGCTGCTCGTCGATGATCCAGGGCCGCGGGTATTCATCGGGCAGGAAGATGTCGTGCAGGTGCACATACACGCCCGGCTTCAGGCGCGGCAGCACCTCGAAGAAAAGGTGATTCACGTCACTGCCGGCCTTGGACACATGGGACGAATCGATGAACAGCAGGTCGCCGGCCTCCAGTTGTTCAAACACGGCCGGGTCGGTTTCTTCGACCCGTGTGGGGAGCAGGCGGGTGATCCCCGGCACCCCCGCGCGCAAAAAGTCGCGCGGATAGGGTTCGATGCAGGTGATGTCCAGCGCGCCGCCAAACAGCTCGCGGTTGGCGTCCGCCATCACCAGGGACGAGAAGCCCGAGCCCACCTCCACGATGCGCCGGGGTTTCAACAGGCCCAGCGCCCCGTACAGAAACTCGGCGTCGAGCACCGGGAACATGCCATTCATGTAGTAGTAACGGCCAGGCTCGGCCGGTGCGTCGACGGGGTAGTCGATGCCGCCCACATGGGGCCGCAGGCGCTCCAGCAGCGCGAGTTGCGCCGGTTCGCGAATGTCCACGCCCGACAGCTTGTCCCGCAGCGCCCAGACCTGGCCCTCACGGCGCAGCAGGTCAGCAGGATCGGGGATGGCGGAGTAGAAATGGCCGGGGGGAAAGCCCACGCAATGTCCTTTGGAGCAGGCCTATTGTAGGATTCGCACGCATGCTTGATGCCCACCTCTCCGCCCAGCTGGATGCCGCCTGGGGCAATCCTGACTCCTGGGTAGCCAATGGCCTGCAATGGACCCATCTGGAAGAAGTTCGCGCCCTGATCAACCGCCGGGTCAGCGGTGACGCGGCCATCGGGCCACTGGCCTGGTTCGCCCGCCATCTGGCCACCAGCGGCGCCCTGCCCCTGGGCCGCGTGCTGGTGCTGGGCTGCGGTGCCGGGCGGGTCGAGCGTGAACTGCACGAGCGGGGTTGGGCACGGGAGATCGTGGCATTCGACCTGTCCCCCAAGGTACTCGCCGTGGCGCGCGCGAGCGCCGCCGGCATCGCCGCGATTGAATACGTCCAGGCCAACATGGACGAGCTGCCCCTGGGCGAGCCGCCGTTCATGCCCGGCAGTTTTGACGCCGTGCTGGGCATTGCCAGCGTGCACCATTGTTCGCGCTTGCACGCGCTGTTCAGCGCCGTCTCGCGCCTGCTGGTGCCCGGCGGCTGGTTTTTCCTGGACGAATATGTCGGGCCAGACCGGTTCCAGTACTCCCCCACCCACATGGCCCAGGTCTGCGCTCTGGCCGACCTGCTGCCCGACCGGCTGCTCACCACGCGCGGCGGCGAGGTCAAGCGGGGCTTCAGGGCACCGACGGTGGACGAAGTCATTGCCGTGGACCCGAGCGAGGCGGTCTGTTCATCGCAGATCCTGCCGCTGCTGGGCGAGCAGTTCGAGGTCGTGGCGCAACGGCCCTATGGCGGCTCACTGCTGCATCTGTTGCTGGCCGACGTGGCCCAGAATTTCCAGCCGCCCGAGGCCAGGCCCTGGCTGCAGGCACTGATCGACGCCGAAGAGGAGCTTGACCGGCTCGGCGCGCTGGAGCAGCACTTCAGTTGCGTGGTGGCACGCCAGCGTCACGCAGCCAGCGGCGCACCCAGCCGGCCTCGCTGACCCCCAGGGGCCCGGCGACCATGGCGGGCCGCTCGACGATGCGCTGGGCACCGACCCCTGCATAGGCCTGAAGAATGTCATTCTTGCGCTCGCGCAGCACCTGTGAACGCGGGTCCAGCCCGGCCACCAGCGTGAAGCCGGTCGGCGCGATGGGCAGGGTCACCACCCGCAGCTCGGGGCGCAAGGCCCGCAGGCAGGAAAGGATCTTCCATCCGTCCCCGGTGTAGAAGCCTGACTGCCGCTCCTCTGTGGCGGTCCTGGCGGTCAGCGGCAGCGTGTCGTGAAGCACCATGACGGCGCCCGGCGCGGCCCATCGCTCCAGACCGATGAAGTCCTCGAGCACGCTGCTGAACCGGTGATCGCCGTCGACAAAGGCCAGGTCAAACCCCTGCTCCGACAGCCCGCAGCCCTCGGGGGGCGAGCGAAGGAATTCCGCGCTGGCCTGGCGGTACAGGCGGGTCGGTGCGGTGCACGCCGCCAGCGGGTCACCGGCCGGCACCGGGTCGATTCCGAGGGCCTGCGTCGGCGGCAGGGCCAGCTTGAGCGATTCGCCTTTTTCAACACCGATCTCCACGTAAAGCCGTGGCTGCAGTTCACGGTGCAGCCAGGCCAGCCAGTGGCGGTAGTCCGGCCCGGGCCAGCGCAGCCGGGCCAGCGCCAGATGCACCCGAGGCAGATTGGGCTCCTGGGCCAGTGCCTGCCAGAGCACGGCTTGCGCGCGCGCCGCCTGCCCCTGGGCCTGCAGCAGGGCAAATCGGGCAAGCGCGGGGCGCTCCAGCGGGTGGGCCGTCATGGGACCTCCTGCACCGATCCCCCGGCAGCCCGGCCCAGCACCCGGTGCAGGGCCTGCGCGAACAGCTCGGGGGAATAGCGCAGCGCACATTGCTCCCAGGCGGCGGCCTGCTGGCGCTGCCAGGCTGCGTCGTCCTCCAGCAAACGGGCCACGGCGGCGGCAAAAGCCCTGGCATCCCGCGCCCCCACCACGTCCAGACCATCGCGCCAGCCCAGCTGGCGCACCAGCAAGGCCGAGGCCACCGCGGGAATGCCGCTGGCCGCGGCTTCGATCACCTTGGCGGGCACGCCACCGGCAAAGCGCACCGGTGCGATGAACACACGGGCCGCGTCGTAGTGCGGCTCCAGCGCCTCCTGCGGCCCAAGCACCCTGACATGGGACCCTGACTGCGCCATCACGGCATCGGACAGGCACACGCCCACCACCGAGAGCACCGGGGGCTCATTCAGGCGCTCCCGCAGCAGGGGCATCACCTCACGGATGAACCACAGCAAACCGTCCTCGTTGGGTGTGCCAGGATGCAGGGCGCCCACAAACAGCAGGCCGCGCCGGCCCGCCAGACCAGGCGCGTGGCGCCGCACCGCGATGCTGTGGCTGAGAATCTCGACGCGGTGGCCCGCCGCTTCAAAATAGCGGGCGTCCCGCTGCGAGACCACGAGCACATCGCTGGCGCCGGCGGCCAGCGCCATTTCGGCGTCGATCCGGGCCTGGGCTGCCTGGCGCGTCAGGGGTCGTCGCTGCACCCCGGCCATGGCAATCTCGCGCAGCGCGAAAAGCGCCTCGGCGTCATAGACCAGGCGCATGCCAGCAAAAAGCTCGGGCCGCCGCTGGCGCAGGGGCTCGATCGCCTGCAGGTTGGGCGGCCGGCTGACCAGCAACACGTCGTACACCCCGCGGCGCCGCTCCAGAAACGCCTCCAGGCCCGCCAGGCCATGACCCAGCGCGACTTCCACGCTGCGCGGAATGGA encodes:
- a CDS encoding HAD-IIIC family phosphatase, which gives rise to MAASELPGALRARLSQPPWTPADLFACADALQRFAQEAAGSGAGVVRVAVAGDFTCDLLARAIACAMAQEGDVPLLHVAPFGVMQQECLNPASALHAFGPDLVVLVPDWREAVQPLPPDTPAAAVDADTQQQVSRFEHLWAALEARGRTLIQHTLVPPPLQWQGIAERRSAAGLCNRIDALNRALLEAGAGRVSWLEADRLAAQVGLAAWSPARFHYAGKIGFDPRFLPDYLPWFRGAWRAATGRARKLLVLDLDDTLWGGTIGDDGLEGIALGPDRGARGEAFAAWQHYIAQMGQRGVMLAVCSKNAPELAASGFDHRFSALRRDDFAAFVCSWEDKATGLRQIAAELNLGLDAMVFVDDNPAERALVQRLLPEVTVVDLGTDPVRFIDRLEAGHWFDSQGHTAADLQRTATYAARREARAAQSTASDLASYLADLDMVGQLGPAQTTDLPRLAQMELKTNQFNLTTRRYSQVELAGALGQAGRQLLTFQLKDRFGDHGLVASLVVVREGDALTIDSWLMSCRVFARSAEQFILGALAALAREQGATVLRGEYLPTPRNGVVADLYPRLGFAPACTQGRFWQRELAAPLDDLASPIRAAS
- a CDS encoding class I SAM-dependent methyltransferase: MGFPPGHFYSAIPDPADLLRREGQVWALRDKLSGVDIREPAQLALLERLRPHVGGIDYPVDAPAEPGRYYYMNGMFPVLDAEFLYGALGLLKPRRIVEVGSGFSSLVMADANRELFGGALDITCIEPYPRDFLRAGVPGITRLLPTRVEETDPAVFEQLEAGDLLFIDSSHVSKAGSDVNHLFFEVLPRLKPGVYVHLHDIFLPDEYPRPWIIDEQRSWTEQYLLHAFLMFNHDWQVVWMAHYMLSRQRDAVTSVFPRCPALGAGGSFWMQRCQR
- a CDS encoding class I SAM-dependent methyltransferase; translation: MLDAHLSAQLDAAWGNPDSWVANGLQWTHLEEVRALINRRVSGDAAIGPLAWFARHLATSGALPLGRVLVLGCGAGRVERELHERGWAREIVAFDLSPKVLAVARASAAGIAAIEYVQANMDELPLGEPPFMPGSFDAVLGIASVHHCSRLHALFSAVSRLLVPGGWFFLDEYVGPDRFQYSPTHMAQVCALADLLPDRLLTTRGGEVKRGFRAPTVDEVIAVDPSEAVCSSQILPLLGEQFEVVAQRPYGGSLLHLLLADVAQNFQPPEARPWLQALIDAEEELDRLGALEQHFSCVVARQRHAASGAPSRPR
- a CDS encoding class I SAM-dependent methyltransferase, with amino-acid sequence MTAHPLERPALARFALLQAQGQAARAQAVLWQALAQEPNLPRVHLALARLRWPGPDYRHWLAWLHRELQPRLYVEIGVEKGESLKLALPPTQALGIDPVPAGDPLAACTAPTRLYRQASAEFLRSPPEGCGLSEQGFDLAFVDGDHRFSSVLEDFIGLERWAAPGAVMVLHDTLPLTARTATEERQSGFYTGDGWKILSCLRALRPELRVVTLPIAPTGFTLVAGLDPRSQVLRERKNDILQAYAGVGAQRIVERPAMVAGPLGVSEAGWVRRWLRDAGVPPRN